The Coccidioides posadasii str. Silveira chromosome 3, complete sequence genome contains a region encoding:
- the IDH1 gene encoding isocitrate dehydrogenase (NAD(+)) idh1 (EggNog:ENOG410PFT1~COG:E~BUSCO:7569at33183), whose product MFSMRVAQNAQSVLRNAAKSPCFSQSKISTRCITTVQSDIFKPTKYGGKYTVTLIPGDGIGAEVAESVKTIFKADNVPIEWEQVDVSGVDAGTKHSEELFKESIASLRRNKIGLKGILHTPVERSGHQSFNVALRQELDIYASIVLIKNIPGYKTRHDNVDLCIIRENTEGEYSGLEHQSVSGVVESLKIITRAKSERIAKFAFSFALANNRKKVTCIHKANIMKLADGLFRSTFKKVAESYPTLEINDMIVDNASMQAVSRPQQFDVMVMPNLYGGILSNIGAALVGGPGIVPGCNMGRDVAVFEPGCRHVGLDIKGKDQANPTALILSGSMLLRHLGLDEHANRISKAVYDVIGEGVVRTRDMGGQATTHEFTRAVLDKMEAAL is encoded by the exons tctgtactccgtaacgCTGCAAAGTCTCCGTGTTTCTCTCAATCCAAAATTTCCACAAGAT GCATCACCACCGTGCAATCTGACATCTTTAAGCCCACCAAATATGGCGGCAAGTATACAGTGACGCTGATCCCGG GTGATGGAATTGGAGCCGAGGTCGCAGAATCCGTGAAAACCATCTTCAAAGCAGACAATGTACCCATCGAATGGGAACAGGTCGACGTGAGCGGTGTGGACGCGGGAACTAAACATTCAGAGGAGCTATTTAAGGAATCCATTGCGTCTCTAAGGCGAAACAAGATAGGTCTCAAGGGCATTTTGCACACACCAGTCGAAAGATCAGGACATCAGTCTTTCAATGTAGCCCTTCGGCAGGAACTCGACATCTACGCCTCGATTGTTTTGATTAAGAATATTCCTGGTTACAAGACCCGGCATGATAACGTTGATTTGTGCATCATCCGTGAGAATACTGAGGGCGAATATTCGGGTTTGGAGCATCAGTCCGTCAGCGGCGTCGTTGAGTCGCTCAAAATTATTACCCGAGCAAAGTCCGAGCGTATTGCGAAATTTGCTTTCAGCTTTGCGCTCGCGAACAACCGCAAGAAAGTCACATGCATACACAAAGCGAATATTATGAAACTCGCCGATGGACTTTTCCGGAGCACCTTCAAAAAGGTCGCCGAGAGCTACCCGACCCTAGAAATCAACGATATGATTGTCGACAATGCATCCATGCAGGCTGTTTCTCGCCCACAACAATTCGACGTAATGGTCATGCCTAATCTTTACGGAGGTATTCTTTCAAACATCGGTGCTGCACTTGTGGGTGGCCCGGGTATCGTGCCGGGATGCAACATGGGTCGTGACGTTGCTGTCTTTGAGCCCGGTTGCCGGCACGTTGGCCTTGACATCAAGGGCAAAGATCAAGCAAATCCAACGGCCTTGATCTTGTCAGGCTCCATGCTTCTCCGTCACCTTGGTCTTGATGAACATGCAAATCGTATTTCCAAGGCAGTCTACGATGTCATTGGCGAAGG TGTTGTTCGGACTCGGGACATGGGTGGCCAGGCTACTACCCACGAATTCACTAGAGCTGTTTTGGACAAGATGGAAGCGGCCCTCTAA